The following proteins are encoded in a genomic region of Cyclonatronum proteinivorum:
- a CDS encoding addiction module protein: protein MTDQNIINQALKLSSEKRAELAHLLIDSLQKEEAFASEEAWSKELKRRIEGYEQGERTAKAWSEVKKNAQALLD from the coding sequence ATGACAGATCAGAATATTATTAACCAAGCGCTTAAACTTTCCAGCGAAAAACGCGCAGAACTGGCGCATTTGCTGATCGATAGCCTGCAAAAGGAAGAAGCATTTGCGTCGGAAGAAGCCTGGTCCAAAGAACTCAAGCGGCGTATTGAGGGCTACGAGCAAGGTGAGCGAACTGCAAAAGCATGGAGCGAAGTAAAGAAAAACGCTCAGGCACTTCTTGACTGA
- a CDS encoding efflux RND transporter permease subunit gives MERLADFIISNRRPVLAIAVILVIASIYPVLNVEADFSLEGFFPENDPTIEAYQLFSEEYGRDDNVIAIGLSHPDVLEDAFIARLRELVRELEDIDNITDVLSLLDAQRLRNVDGRLVAEPFLNGEIADRQALMEEITADPFVQGLFISNAADFTAIYIAIDEDQNNFPVREQIIGDLMHILSAQNGLEYYVAGIPYFRNQYVNVLNSEIIFYISISSVLIILLLWFLFRNVQGIVIPILIVWLTILFTVVILWASGGYFEILTSTIAPILLCVGVADSVHMLSKYRDNRMAGIEKPPAVRESLIVLGSATFLTSVTTAIGFATLLTSNVVPMRTFGLYTAIGVMVAYVITIFLLPNLMPYFKDTSPGGLPGARVHNAIGNFLQATFRFSLRYHKAVVIGTLLATVLIATGISQLRVNGFVFDDVGRDSPLIADSYVIGERLSPQFPLEIIIDTGQDDGITDPDLLARVALLEEKLISYDEIERSRSLTTLMKQIHRTMQPEEAALNPLPDARTLLAQYLLLMEITDADALDQFTDFTYSQIRVSAQAHDAGSWRMNQIRAELLDFISDTFPNESITMTGTTILVADLTDNIVRSLASSIGLAFVFISLIMAWLFRNFKLVIISLLPNIMPLLVIAGVMGYFGIEIKPSTAVIFTIAFGIAVDDSIHFLARFRIESRRGRTLIDAVRVTTEKTGRAIILTSAILLVGFGTLGNSEFDSTMYMGQLVSITIFTAIIADLFFLPALIYWFKPNMRALRGEFPIKGV, from the coding sequence TTGGAACGTCTCGCTGATTTTATCATTTCGAACCGCAGGCCGGTATTGGCCATCGCGGTTATTCTGGTCATCGCCTCCATCTATCCTGTGCTTAATGTTGAAGCCGACTTCAGCCTCGAAGGCTTCTTCCCCGAGAACGATCCTACCATCGAGGCCTATCAGCTATTTTCCGAAGAATACGGGCGGGACGACAACGTAATCGCCATCGGGCTTTCACACCCGGATGTGCTTGAAGACGCCTTCATCGCCCGGCTGCGGGAGCTCGTGCGGGAGCTCGAAGACATTGATAACATCACCGACGTTCTCAGCCTGCTCGACGCGCAGCGGCTTCGCAATGTTGACGGGCGGCTCGTTGCCGAACCCTTCCTTAACGGCGAAATAGCCGACCGGCAGGCGCTTATGGAAGAGATCACTGCCGATCCGTTTGTGCAGGGGCTCTTCATCAGCAATGCCGCCGACTTCACCGCGATTTATATTGCGATAGATGAAGATCAGAACAATTTCCCGGTACGCGAGCAAATCATCGGGGATTTGATGCACATCCTGAGTGCGCAAAACGGGCTCGAATACTACGTCGCGGGCATTCCCTACTTCCGGAATCAGTATGTGAATGTGCTCAACAGCGAGATCATTTTCTACATCAGCATATCGTCCGTGCTCATCATCCTGCTGCTGTGGTTCCTCTTCCGGAATGTTCAGGGAATTGTCATACCCATCCTGATTGTGTGGCTCACCATCTTATTTACGGTCGTGATTTTGTGGGCCTCAGGCGGATATTTTGAAATTCTGACGAGCACCATTGCGCCCATTCTGCTCTGCGTCGGGGTCGCTGATTCGGTGCACATGCTGTCCAAATACAGGGACAACCGCATGGCCGGCATTGAAAAACCGCCGGCGGTGCGTGAAAGCCTCATCGTGCTGGGCAGCGCGACCTTCCTCACAAGCGTAACAACCGCGATCGGGTTTGCGACCCTGCTCACCAGCAACGTTGTGCCCATGCGCACCTTCGGGCTTTACACCGCCATCGGGGTTATGGTAGCCTATGTGATCACCATATTCCTTCTGCCCAACCTCATGCCCTATTTTAAGGATACGTCACCCGGCGGACTCCCCGGCGCGCGGGTGCACAACGCCATCGGCAATTTCCTGCAGGCCACCTTCCGCTTCTCCTTGCGGTATCACAAAGCGGTCGTGATCGGAACCCTGCTCGCAACCGTGCTCATCGCAACCGGGATCAGTCAGCTTAGGGTCAACGGCTTTGTTTTTGATGATGTAGGACGCGACTCCCCCCTGATTGCAGACAGCTACGTGATCGGTGAGCGCCTGAGTCCGCAGTTTCCGCTTGAAATCATCATCGACACCGGTCAGGATGACGGCATTACCGATCCGGACCTTCTGGCGCGGGTCGCCCTGCTGGAAGAAAAGCTCATCAGCTATGATGAAATCGAACGCAGCCGGTCGCTGACGACCCTGATGAAGCAAATACACCGCACCATGCAGCCTGAAGAAGCGGCCCTCAACCCGCTGCCCGACGCGCGTACCCTGCTCGCGCAGTACCTGCTGCTGATGGAAATCACCGACGCCGATGCCCTCGATCAGTTCACCGATTTTACCTACTCCCAAATCCGCGTTTCCGCACAGGCACACGACGCCGGTTCCTGGCGCATGAATCAGATCCGGGCCGAGCTGCTCGATTTTATTTCGGATACCTTCCCGAATGAAAGTATCACCATGACCGGGACCACCATTCTCGTGGCCGACCTCACCGATAATATCGTGCGCTCGCTCGCCTCAAGCATTGGCCTTGCTTTCGTTTTCATATCGCTGATCATGGCCTGGCTGTTCCGGAACTTCAAACTCGTGATCATTTCCCTGCTGCCCAACATCATGCCGCTGCTCGTGATTGCCGGGGTGATGGGATATTTCGGCATTGAGATTAAGCCCTCCACCGCCGTCATCTTTACGATCGCATTCGGGATTGCTGTGGATGACAGCATTCACTTTCTCGCCCGCTTCCGGATTGAAAGCCGGCGCGGTCGCACCCTCATCGACGCGGTTCGGGTCACGACCGAAAAAACCGGACGCGCCATCATCCTCACAAGCGCCATCCTGCTTGTAGGCTTCGGCACCCTCGGCAACAGCGAATTCGACTCCACCATGTACATGGGTCAGCTCGTAAGCATCACCATCTTCACCGCCATCATCGCCGACCTCTTCTTCCTGCCAGCCCTCATCTACTGGTTCAAACCCAACATGCGCGCCTTGAGGGGGGAATTTCCCATCAAAGGCGTGTGA
- a CDS encoding DUF1302 family protein, with protein sequence MFPIVTALLFCLCFSPPSFAQSSFSGFVSTYTAYTTTPPHTLISGRNRFRSTFLHDFPDGRIYATGDLRQLFSASTDSLDFRVRELYLELFLDSSDLKIGKQIIVWGQTEGDFIFDLVSPFDLSEFLTQDFRELREGVTAVNYIRFFGRNQLQLIVNPAFEPSRLPAYDGPWGIVPTDIFPLPTTFLPYESGDIRLRDTQLAARFAWRGLNSLDLDVALMYWRTRTPAYFKRFETTALTEELRIPERVILEEQYRPSLILGFWGEYRPSNRFSLPFELAWFQERPFDTLPGPLTMSDLRLLQAGADTPPDLPVSEILALLERFSQTLAAGEDSGFLTYTPALKWMTGLRFSALGWNWSAQYVADVILRPSYEILQDNWFHGLTLTSNRSFFRDQLNARMLGRWQFNGRDFWINPELSWNVRDGLNFTGGAQLFGGESPDPAYPHLSFRQYGGNSLIYLSASWFF encoded by the coding sequence TTGTTTCCCATTGTCACTGCGCTGCTGTTTTGCCTCTGTTTCAGCCCCCCGTCCTTCGCGCAGTCAAGCTTTAGCGGATTTGTCAGCACCTATACGGCCTATACCACCACCCCGCCTCATACGCTGATTTCAGGCCGAAACCGCTTCCGTTCAACCTTCCTGCACGACTTTCCGGATGGCCGGATTTATGCCACCGGCGACCTTCGGCAGCTTTTCTCCGCTTCCACCGACTCCCTTGATTTCCGGGTGCGTGAACTTTATCTCGAGCTTTTTCTGGATTCATCCGATCTCAAAATCGGAAAACAAATTATCGTGTGGGGGCAAACCGAAGGCGACTTCATCTTCGATTTGGTCAGTCCTTTTGATCTCTCCGAGTTTCTCACGCAGGATTTTCGGGAATTAAGGGAAGGCGTAACGGCTGTGAACTACATCCGGTTTTTCGGACGAAATCAATTGCAGCTTATCGTTAACCCCGCCTTTGAACCCTCACGACTGCCTGCTTACGACGGTCCATGGGGCATTGTGCCGACCGATATATTCCCACTTCCCACTACATTTCTGCCCTATGAGTCCGGTGACATCCGCCTGCGCGATACGCAGCTTGCCGCCCGCTTTGCCTGGCGCGGCCTGAACAGCCTCGACCTCGATGTCGCCCTGATGTACTGGCGCACCCGAACCCCTGCCTACTTCAAACGCTTCGAAACGACGGCGCTGACCGAAGAGCTGCGGATACCCGAGCGCGTGATTCTGGAAGAACAATACCGCCCGTCCCTGATTCTGGGCTTCTGGGGCGAATACCGGCCCTCCAACCGCTTCAGCCTGCCGTTTGAACTTGCCTGGTTTCAGGAACGCCCTTTCGATACCCTGCCCGGACCGCTCACGATGTCGGACCTGCGGCTGCTTCAGGCCGGAGCCGACACCCCGCCTGACCTCCCGGTATCCGAGATCCTCGCCTTGCTCGAGCGGTTCAGTCAGACCCTCGCAGCCGGAGAAGACAGCGGATTCCTGACCTACACGCCCGCCCTCAAATGGATGACCGGCCTGCGGTTCTCGGCTTTGGGCTGGAACTGGAGCGCGCAGTACGTAGCGGATGTCATTCTCCGCCCTTCGTATGAGATCCTGCAGGACAACTGGTTTCACGGCCTCACCCTCACAAGCAACCGCAGCTTCTTCCGCGATCAGCTCAACGCCCGCATGCTGGGACGCTGGCAGTTTAACGGCCGCGATTTCTGGATCAATCCGGAGCTCAGCTGGAATGTACGGGACGGCCTCAACTTCACCGGCGGCGCGCAGCTCTTCGGCGGAGAAAGCCCGGACCCCGCCTATCCGCACCTCAGCTTCAGACAATACGGCGGCAACAGCCTGATTTACCTCTCGGCAAGCTGGTTCTTTTAA
- a CDS encoding SRPBCC family protein: MAHQSIEVNLPLAKVYESMNSPVDFPLFLSGIKEVIKINSQTYEYRTTFGGEDFKWTTNIIDDLRNTRFAWITINGNLNQTGTIRFTPLENGTRTRVDFSLDYRPFFGEAEGELNEFINGLDELLMKDMENLRVALENGTLKEKEETADQEKAAV; the protein is encoded by the coding sequence ATGGCGCATCAATCTATTGAAGTCAACCTGCCCCTTGCCAAAGTCTATGAAAGCATGAACTCCCCCGTGGATTTCCCGCTCTTTCTAAGTGGTATAAAGGAAGTCATCAAGATAAATTCACAAACTTACGAGTACAGAACCACATTTGGCGGTGAAGACTTTAAGTGGACAACCAACATCATCGATGATCTTCGCAACACCCGTTTTGCGTGGATTACGATTAACGGTAACCTGAATCAGACAGGTACCATCCGGTTCACCCCTCTCGAAAACGGTACCCGCACCCGCGTTGATTTCAGCCTTGATTATCGTCCCTTCTTCGGTGAAGCGGAAGGTGAACTCAATGAATTCATCAATGGTCTTGACGAGCTGCTCATGAAAGACATGGAAAACCTGAGAGTCGCGCTCGAGAATGGTACCCTGAAAGAGAAAGAAGAAACAGCCGATCAGGAAAAAGCCGCTGTTTAA
- a CDS encoding zinc-dependent metalloprotease, with translation MKQYLYSMLIAGALVLGGCASGQQAAQQSEERPQRVQQSDYERLMDEPDFMETGLFTVVMNDGKLFYEIPLAELDRDMLLVSRMAETQVGLGYGGQRLNNQVVRWEKHHDRILFRSMMYNITADSSDNIFRGVQASSFAPIIASFSIETWNPDSTAVVVDVSRLFNTDVAEMTPRRRFQARRLDPNRSFVDRVRAFPENIEVRSVLTFEADRVPNSWTLGTISVKMNHSMMRLPETPMMPRLHDERVGYFSVSTVDFSSPEHRADRRRMITRWRLEKQDPDAALSDPVKPITFWVDPATPEWLIPFVKQGVEDWQPAFEQAGFTNAIIAKMGPTPEEDPDWSPEDIRFPTVRWYPSQIMNAYGPHVHDPRSGEIITSSIGMYHNVMNLLRNWYFVQGAAVDERARNLPMEDDLMGRLVQYVVAHEVGHTLGLPHNMKSSGMVPTDSLRSRTFTEQFGTTPSIMDYARMNYVAQPGDDAYMFPIVSIYDKFSIEWGYKPFPEAGTPQEERPFLNEIAARQMDEPMLRFGNLSTIDPTQQREALGDNHVKSSTYGMANLERIMGFIVESAGQEGQDYSTLVELYNNVVQQRNRYIGHVVTWVGGVISHQKVYGQEGVVHTPVARYRQVEAMDWLVDEAFSTPHFLLAPEILRLFEPQGGPDRIMQGQRMMLMQLLSDQRIRRMAEIETTHGSEMEVYRVAHMLRDVRQGVWAELDTSRPNIDLYRRNLQRAWVDVLSTRLHSDNLSGETRALLRGNLRMVNTQIGRQIGNAANPETRMHLEDMRDEISALLDV, from the coding sequence ATGAAGCAATATCTGTACAGTATGTTGATTGCCGGTGCGCTTGTTCTCGGGGGCTGTGCTTCCGGTCAGCAGGCGGCGCAGCAGTCCGAAGAGCGTCCGCAGCGGGTGCAGCAGTCAGACTACGAGCGTCTGATGGATGAGCCTGATTTTATGGAGACGGGTTTGTTTACCGTTGTGATGAATGACGGAAAGCTTTTCTACGAAATCCCGCTTGCCGAGCTTGACCGCGATATGTTACTCGTCAGCCGTATGGCTGAAACGCAGGTTGGTCTCGGCTACGGCGGGCAGCGCCTGAACAATCAGGTCGTTCGCTGGGAAAAACATCACGACCGTATCCTGTTCCGCTCTATGATGTACAACATCACCGCGGATTCGAGCGACAATATTTTTCGGGGCGTGCAGGCCTCTTCCTTTGCCCCGATTATCGCTTCCTTCAGCATAGAGACCTGGAACCCGGATTCCACCGCGGTAGTGGTGGATGTGTCCCGTCTTTTCAATACCGATGTTGCCGAAATGACGCCCCGCCGCAGGTTTCAGGCCCGCCGGCTTGACCCGAACCGCAGTTTCGTTGACCGCGTGCGCGCCTTCCCCGAGAATATTGAAGTCCGCAGCGTGCTCACCTTTGAGGCCGACCGCGTGCCCAACAGCTGGACCCTCGGCACCATTTCTGTGAAGATGAATCACTCCATGATGCGCCTGCCCGAGACCCCGATGATGCCCCGTTTGCACGACGAGCGTGTGGGCTATTTCTCCGTTTCCACGGTTGATTTCAGCAGTCCGGAGCACCGTGCGGATCGCCGCCGCATGATCACCCGTTGGCGGCTCGAAAAGCAGGATCCCGACGCAGCGCTTTCTGATCCCGTAAAACCCATCACCTTCTGGGTTGATCCTGCGACGCCGGAGTGGCTGATTCCCTTCGTGAAGCAGGGAGTGGAAGACTGGCAGCCGGCATTCGAACAGGCAGGCTTCACCAATGCCATCATTGCGAAAATGGGGCCAACCCCGGAAGAAGATCCCGACTGGAGTCCGGAAGACATCCGCTTCCCAACCGTGCGCTGGTATCCGTCGCAAATCATGAATGCTTACGGACCGCACGTTCACGATCCGCGCAGCGGGGAAATCATCACCTCATCTATCGGGATGTATCACAACGTGATGAATCTCCTCCGAAACTGGTACTTTGTGCAGGGCGCAGCCGTCGATGAGCGGGCCCGCAACCTCCCGATGGAAGACGACCTCATGGGCCGACTCGTGCAGTACGTAGTCGCCCACGAAGTGGGACACACCCTCGGTCTGCCGCACAACATGAAATCCAGCGGTATGGTACCAACCGACAGCCTCCGCAGCCGCACCTTTACCGAGCAGTTCGGCACAACACCTTCCATAATGGATTACGCCCGCATGAACTATGTGGCGCAGCCCGGCGATGATGCGTACATGTTTCCGATTGTTTCCATCTATGATAAATTCTCGATAGAGTGGGGCTACAAGCCTTTCCCGGAAGCCGGCACACCACAGGAAGAGCGTCCGTTTCTCAACGAAATCGCGGCGCGTCAGATGGATGAGCCCATGCTTCGTTTCGGAAATCTCTCAACCATTGATCCCACGCAGCAGCGCGAAGCCCTCGGGGATAATCATGTGAAAAGCAGCACCTACGGCATGGCCAATCTTGAACGGATTATGGGTTTCATCGTGGAATCAGCCGGTCAGGAAGGCCAGGATTACAGCACCCTCGTAGAGCTGTATAACAACGTAGTGCAGCAGCGTAACCGCTACATCGGGCACGTCGTGACCTGGGTCGGCGGGGTTATCAGCCATCAGAAAGTGTATGGTCAGGAAGGCGTCGTGCATACGCCCGTAGCCCGCTACCGTCAGGTTGAAGCGATGGACTGGCTGGTTGATGAAGCCTTTTCGACCCCGCACTTCTTGCTGGCGCCGGAAATTCTTCGCTTGTTCGAGCCGCAGGGCGGACCCGACCGGATCATGCAGGGGCAGCGGATGATGCTGATGCAGCTCCTCAGCGATCAGCGCATACGCCGTATGGCCGAGATTGAAACCACACACGGCTCCGAGATGGAAGTGTACCGGGTCGCGCACATGCTGCGGGATGTGCGTCAGGGCGTCTGGGCTGAGCTTGATACCTCGCGTCCCAACATCGATCTGTACCGCCGCAACCTGCAGCGCGCATGGGTTGATGTCCTCAGCACCCGACTCCATAGCGACAACCTTTCCGGAGAAACCCGCGCGCTCTTACGCGGTAACCTCCGCATGGTCAACACGCAGATAGGACGTCAGATCGGCAATGCCGCAAACCCCGAAACCCGCATGCACCTCGAAGACATGCGCGATGAAATCAGCGCTTTGCTCGATGTCTAA
- a CDS encoding nucleotidyltransferase domain-containing protein, whose translation MLKEILSRYHEVNQVLLYGSRAKGCATERSDVDLVITQSQVSRDVVGNILSDLEESDIPYLVDLQSVESIQNPDLLEHIERVGKVVYERAENRRAAQQ comes from the coding sequence ATGCTGAAGGAAATCCTGAGTCGCTATCACGAGGTCAATCAGGTTTTGCTGTACGGCTCAAGGGCGAAGGGGTGCGCAACGGAGCGCAGCGATGTTGACCTCGTCATCACCCAATCACAGGTAAGCCGCGATGTTGTCGGCAATATTTTGTCCGATCTCGAGGAAAGTGATATCCCCTATCTTGTTGATTTGCAGTCCGTTGAGAGCATTCAAAATCCTGATCTTCTCGAACATATCGAACGCGTTGGAAAGGTTGTGTATGAGCGGGCAGAAAACCGCCGGGCTGCTCAACAATAA
- a CDS encoding HI0074 family nucleotidyltransferase substrate-binding subunit — translation MHNDSLQPHPFADYQKMMCATLQLVEEADLSQLSELELLGLYKGFELTVDFAVKTLKDKMEDDGIVLQQLSPKGILRQAWQAKYLDEIEPWISMINDRNLLSHTHDAHLLVNVLPAVQQTYLPLLRKLRDDLEALP, via the coding sequence ATGCATAACGACTCACTTCAGCCTCACCCCTTTGCAGACTATCAAAAGATGATGTGCGCTACCCTGCAGCTTGTTGAGGAAGCTGATTTATCGCAGTTATCAGAACTTGAACTGCTCGGCTTATACAAGGGATTTGAGCTCACAGTAGATTTCGCTGTCAAAACCCTCAAAGACAAAATGGAAGACGATGGCATTGTGCTTCAACAACTTTCACCAAAGGGAATTCTGAGACAAGCCTGGCAGGCGAAGTATTTGGATGAGATCGAGCCGTGGATCAGTATGATCAATGACCGTAACCTGCTCAGCCATACCCACGACGCACACCTGCTCGTAAACGTCCTCCCCGCTGTGCAGCAAACCTACCTCCCGCTGCTGCGCAAATTGAGAGACGATTTGGAGGCTTTACCGTGA
- a CDS encoding nucleoside deaminase, translating into MGRGHNRVTSTNDPTAHAEVKAIRMACKEMGQFHLPGAVLYSSCEPCPMCLAAVYWANISAVYYAATRDEAAAIGFNDKFIYDEIPLDPEDRSIRFVNLKSESAAKLFEAWRLKEDRRAY; encoded by the coding sequence ATCGGGCGGGGACATAACCGGGTGACCTCAACCAATGACCCAACCGCACATGCCGAGGTCAAGGCCATCCGGATGGCGTGCAAAGAAATGGGGCAATTTCATCTGCCGGGTGCGGTGCTGTACAGCAGCTGCGAACCCTGCCCCATGTGTCTTGCCGCGGTGTATTGGGCGAATATCAGTGCGGTCTATTACGCGGCAACCCGGGACGAAGCCGCCGCAATCGGCTTCAATGACAAGTTCATCTATGATGAAATCCCGCTCGATCCGGAAGACCGCAGCATCCGCTTCGTGAACCTGAAATCGGAAAGCGCAGCAAAGCTTTTCGAGGCCTGGCGGCTGAAGGAGGACCGGAGGGCGTATTGA
- a CDS encoding AAA family ATPase, with the protein MSKIRIKHFGPIQEGFPDEGGWLDIKKVTVFIGNQGSGKSTVAKLISAFMWAEKSLVRGDYTQEWFEKKSRLKDQLLRYHRLDSYLKYNGSERSALEYEGEACRILYQNGTLSIEELDRRSYQLPQIMYVPSERNFVAYVKSPKELKLSSDALMEFLTAFENAKQHLSGSLPLPVNQTQLEFDKLNDTLNLQGAGYKIGLTEASSGFLSLVPLYLVSWHLAETVKKQNASAREPMSSDELLRFKKGVEEIWANASLTEEQRQAALTVLSARFTKTAFINIVEEPEQNLFPDSQQQLLYSLLALNNLNSGNKLIMTTHSPYLINFLTLAAKAADLNNQNMSGLDGAKVHQIVPHAAATPGDDLAVYQFDEQNGSIRKLPSYNGLPSDAHELNASLDKSNESFAELLEIQQQGL; encoded by the coding sequence ATGAGCAAAATCAGAATAAAGCATTTTGGTCCGATTCAGGAAGGCTTCCCGGATGAGGGGGGCTGGCTTGACATTAAAAAAGTGACCGTTTTTATTGGCAATCAGGGCTCCGGAAAGAGTACTGTTGCCAAGCTTATTTCTGCTTTTATGTGGGCTGAGAAGTCGCTTGTGCGGGGTGATTATACCCAAGAGTGGTTCGAAAAGAAAAGCAGGCTCAAAGATCAGCTGCTGCGCTATCACCGGCTTGACAGCTATCTGAAGTACAACGGCAGCGAGAGAAGTGCCCTTGAATATGAGGGGGAAGCCTGTCGGATTTTGTATCAGAACGGGACACTCTCGATCGAAGAACTTGACCGAAGAAGCTATCAGCTTCCGCAAATCATGTATGTGCCTTCCGAGCGTAATTTTGTCGCTTATGTGAAGTCTCCCAAAGAGCTCAAGCTATCATCTGATGCGCTCATGGAATTTCTGACCGCTTTTGAAAATGCAAAACAACATCTAAGCGGGTCGTTGCCCTTGCCGGTTAATCAAACACAACTGGAATTCGATAAGCTTAACGACACCCTCAACCTTCAGGGCGCGGGGTACAAAATCGGGTTGACAGAGGCTTCGAGTGGGTTTTTATCGCTTGTTCCGCTCTATCTCGTTTCGTGGCATCTTGCTGAAACGGTAAAAAAACAAAATGCATCCGCAAGGGAACCCATGAGCAGCGACGAGCTGCTGCGGTTCAAAAAAGGGGTTGAGGAAATATGGGCTAACGCCTCATTAACAGAAGAGCAGCGGCAGGCAGCCCTTACGGTGCTTTCGGCACGATTTACAAAAACAGCCTTCATCAATATCGTGGAAGAGCCGGAGCAGAACCTGTTTCCGGATTCGCAGCAACAGCTTTTGTACAGCCTGCTGGCGTTGAATAACCTAAATAGCGGCAATAAACTCATCATGACAACGCATAGTCCGTACCTGATCAACTTTCTGACCCTTGCAGCAAAAGCTGCAGACTTGAACAACCAAAATATGTCCGGATTGGATGGCGCAAAAGTACATCAGATTGTTCCGCATGCAGCCGCTACGCCCGGGGATGACCTTGCGGTTTATCAGTTCGATGAGCAAAATGGGTCGATTCGCAAGCTGCCATCCTACAACGGCCTGCCATCGGATGCGCATGAGCTGAACGCATCACTCGATAAAAGCAATGAATCGTTTGCAGAGCTTCTGGAAATACAACAACAAGGTCTATGA
- a CDS encoding DUF4276 family protein, which produces MKEVTPMDRRVEILVEERSMEEFLKGFLPRILPDGFSLGFNCFIHAHEGKQHLMKMLPNRLRAYQYYPLEVFLIVIHDQDSADCLEVKARIQKIISENAPRLPHLIRIACRELENWYIGDLAAVEQLYPASKSAKLSKKAKFRNPDLLTGSDELKMMTKEFSKISCARKIASIIQIDGNKSVSFGHFVSGIRRILGR; this is translated from the coding sequence TTGAAGGAAGTCACCCCAATGGATAGACGGGTTGAGATATTGGTTGAAGAACGGTCGATGGAGGAATTCCTGAAAGGATTTTTGCCGCGCATTCTGCCCGATGGTTTCAGCTTGGGATTCAATTGTTTCATTCATGCCCATGAAGGCAAACAGCACCTGATGAAGATGCTGCCTAACAGGCTTCGGGCTTATCAGTACTACCCTTTAGAGGTATTTTTGATTGTAATCCATGACCAGGATTCCGCTGACTGCCTTGAGGTAAAAGCCCGCATTCAGAAAATTATTTCTGAAAACGCCCCTCGCCTTCCGCACCTGATTCGTATTGCGTGCAGGGAACTTGAGAATTGGTATATCGGCGATCTGGCTGCAGTTGAACAGCTTTATCCTGCAAGTAAAAGCGCAAAACTTTCAAAAAAAGCCAAATTCAGAAACCCCGATTTACTGACCGGCAGTGATGAGCTTAAAATGATGACAAAAGAATTTTCAAAGATCAGCTGTGCCAGAAAAATCGCCTCTATTATTCAAATTGATGGAAACAAGTCTGTTAGTTTTGGTCATTTTGTGAGTGGGATTCGACGAATTTTGGGTAGATGA